The following coding sequences are from one Streptomyces sp. NBC_01294 window:
- a CDS encoding DUF2199 domain-containing protein, protein MSIDLGFTCSSCGEQHADLPMAYSAMAPDDWDPSFESDPDSMLSSDQCVIKGQHFFVRGMIEIPVIGSQDVFSWGVWVSLSRDNFARALEVWNTEGREAEKPYFGWLSTELALYSESTTNLKTNAHTRPVGKRPSIELEPNEHPLAVEQRTGITQDRVREIAVAVLHPA, encoded by the coding sequence ATGTCTATCGATCTCGGTTTCACATGCTCCTCCTGCGGCGAACAGCACGCAGACCTTCCCATGGCCTACTCTGCCATGGCTCCTGACGACTGGGACCCCAGCTTCGAAAGTGATCCGGACAGCATGTTGTCGTCCGACCAGTGTGTGATCAAGGGCCAGCACTTCTTCGTCAGAGGGATGATCGAGATACCGGTGATCGGCAGCCAGGACGTCTTCTCGTGGGGCGTCTGGGTCTCTCTGAGCAGGGACAATTTCGCCCGTGCTCTCGAGGTGTGGAACACGGAGGGCCGTGAAGCCGAGAAGCCGTACTTCGGCTGGCTCAGCACCGAGCTCGCGCTCTACTCCGAGAGCACCACCAACCTCAAGACCAACGCCCACACGCGACCGGTGGGCAAGCGCCCTTCCATCGAGCTGGAGCCCAACGAGCACCCGCTCGCCGTCGAACAGCGCACCGGGATCACGCAGGACCGTGTGCGTGAGATCGCCGTGGCGGTGCTGCATCCGGCCTGA
- a CDS encoding serine hydrolase domain-containing protein: protein MVSARRADLAFRHDFDFTLAPLRGTGHGHRLLLAATAASAVARPPGSSAADQLRRDTEAIHALGVSGVQARTVAPGGRQSVATSGTADLRTGRPVSSNGYFRMASTSKTMVATVVLQLEAEGRLSLDDTVDRRLPGVVRGNGNDGSRITLRQLLQHTSGIHDDLPGYTTPEEYRQQRHDVHSPEQLVARAMAHAPNFPPGEGWEYSNTGYVLLDMIIRMATGQPAHREIEDRILRPLGLDQTRWMGTSPTLPRPHARAYQLFGPGSVVDVTEQIPVDHQNLSWVTTTPDENDFFRALLGGRLLPKGQLAKMKQTVPVSAEVQQLWPGGRYGLGLVERPLTCGGTYWSHEGGDGGYITHNGVTDDGKRSAVVSMSEARGDTPEHILAQEGAAGTLIDNALCAGGRGTS, encoded by the coding sequence ATGGTCTCCGCCCGTCGGGCGGACCTAGCGTTCCGCCATGACTTCGACTTCACGCTCGCGCCTCTCCGTGGTACTGGCCACGGCCACCGCCTGCTGCTCGCCGCCACGGCGGCGAGCGCCGTGGCCCGACCCCCGGGTTCCTCCGCCGCAGACCAGTTACGCCGGGACACCGAGGCGATCCACGCCCTCGGTGTCAGCGGCGTGCAGGCCCGCACGGTCGCACCAGGCGGTCGGCAGTCGGTCGCCACGAGCGGCACGGCCGACCTGCGCACCGGCCGCCCGGTCTCGTCCAACGGGTACTTCCGCATGGCCAGCACGTCCAAGACGATGGTCGCCACCGTGGTCCTCCAACTGGAGGCGGAGGGCAGGCTCTCCCTGGACGACACCGTCGACCGCCGACTGCCAGGAGTGGTGCGGGGGAACGGCAACGACGGCAGCCGGATCACCCTCCGCCAACTGCTCCAGCACACCAGCGGCATCCACGACGACCTGCCCGGATACACCACACCGGAGGAATACCGGCAGCAGCGCCACGACGTCCACAGCCCCGAGCAGCTGGTTGCCCGAGCCATGGCCCACGCGCCGAACTTCCCGCCCGGTGAGGGCTGGGAGTACTCCAACACCGGCTACGTCCTGCTGGACATGATCATCCGGATGGCCACCGGTCAACCAGCCCACCGGGAGATCGAAGACCGCATCCTGCGCCCGCTCGGCCTCGACCAGACCCGGTGGATGGGCACCTCGCCCACCCTGCCCCGTCCGCACGCCCGGGCGTACCAGCTCTTCGGCCCCGGTTCCGTGGTGGACGTCACCGAACAGATACCGGTGGACCACCAGAACCTTTCGTGGGTCACGACCACACCGGACGAGAACGACTTCTTCCGCGCCCTGCTCGGGGGCCGCCTGCTGCCGAAGGGTCAACTGGCCAAGATGAAGCAGACCGTCCCCGTGAGCGCGGAGGTCCAACAGCTGTGGCCCGGCGGCCGATACGGGCTCGGCCTGGTTGAACGCCCCCTGACCTGCGGGGGAACCTACTGGAGCCACGAGGGCGGCGACGGCGGCTACATCACCCACAACGGCGTCACCGACGACGGCAAGCGAAGCGCCGTCGTCTCCATGTCCGAGGCACGCGGCGACACCCCGGAGCACATACTGGCCCAGGAGGGCGCGGCCGGCACCCTGATCGACAACGCGTTGTGCGCCGGGGGCCGCGGCACCTCGTGA
- a CDS encoding DUF4232 domain-containing protein: protein MRTARKSWKTYALGVPAIAALLSSTACQSGGADDGKSPTASGSPSATGVPTPSGTPSTAGTAQPGGGGTTGPSQSPGGGSAGPGGGDTTIAACNDNDLSIDTSGWRQDSGQHLLITATNFTDRACTLYHYPYVRFGTDIGAPVSPMESEPRAIATIGPKEKAYAGLFVFRAGQKTTNVTSFSLGYQDRAPNSNTDVAPLDIRLSDEVESLTVGPTPRVTYWNTDLRAVEDFLFRSGNS from the coding sequence ATGCGCACTGCCCGCAAGAGCTGGAAGACCTACGCCCTTGGGGTCCCGGCCATCGCCGCGCTCCTCTCGTCCACGGCCTGCCAGTCCGGCGGCGCGGACGACGGCAAGAGCCCCACCGCCTCCGGCAGCCCGAGTGCGACCGGCGTCCCCACGCCCTCCGGTACGCCGAGCACGGCCGGCACCGCCCAGCCCGGTGGCGGCGGTACGACCGGCCCCTCGCAGAGCCCGGGTGGCGGCTCGGCCGGCCCCGGCGGCGGTGACACCACCATCGCGGCCTGCAATGACAACGACCTCTCGATCGACACGTCGGGGTGGCGACAGGATTCGGGCCAGCACCTCCTCATCACGGCCACCAACTTCACCGACAGGGCCTGCACCCTCTACCACTACCCGTACGTCCGCTTCGGCACCGACATCGGAGCTCCGGTCAGTCCGATGGAGTCCGAGCCGCGGGCCATCGCCACGATCGGGCCGAAGGAGAAGGCGTATGCGGGCCTGTTCGTCTTCCGGGCCGGCCAGAAGACGACGAACGTCACATCGTTCTCCCTCGGCTACCAGGACCGCGCCCCCAACAGCAACACGGATGTGGCACCGCTCGACATCAGGCTGTCGGACGAGGTCGAGTCCCTCACCGTCGGCCCCACGCCCCGGGTCACGTACTGGAACACCGATCTCCGCGCGGTCGAGGACTTCCTGTTCAGGTCGGGCAACAGCTAG